From one Peredibacter starrii genomic stretch:
- a CDS encoding sulfite exporter TauE/SafE family protein, which translates to MYSILLLVISVFGGFLGALLGLGGGVIVVSALTLFFGVDIRYAIAASLISIIATSSGAAASFLKDHLTNLRLAVLLEVGTVFGAIAGFFISSYIQSKWLFFLFGGFLLFSAISMLKKKGDSRAEVNHPWSEKLNLGGKFNNEVGELVHYHVANVPLGLFVMFFAGIFSALLGIGSGIFKVMAMDGAMKIPMKISSATSNFMIGVTATASAGAYLMKGDIRPEIACPVSLGIIIGSFVGARVMPKMPADKIRKIFVVVLVAVAIQMVMKGFKA; encoded by the coding sequence ATGTATTCTATTCTCCTACTTGTAATCTCAGTTTTTGGTGGATTTCTTGGTGCTCTGTTAGGTCTAGGAGGCGGTGTTATTGTTGTTTCAGCTCTGACACTTTTCTTCGGAGTTGATATTCGTTACGCCATTGCCGCCAGTCTTATTTCCATCATCGCAACTTCCTCTGGGGCCGCTGCAAGTTTCTTGAAAGATCATCTAACGAATTTACGTCTGGCAGTTCTTTTAGAGGTTGGTACTGTTTTCGGAGCGATTGCAGGTTTTTTTATTTCTTCTTACATTCAATCAAAGTGGCTCTTCTTTTTATTTGGTGGCTTCCTTCTCTTCTCGGCCATCTCAATGCTGAAGAAAAAAGGAGATTCTCGAGCTGAAGTGAATCATCCATGGTCAGAGAAATTAAACTTGGGTGGAAAATTTAACAATGAAGTTGGCGAACTTGTTCATTATCATGTAGCAAACGTTCCGCTTGGACTATTTGTTATGTTCTTCGCTGGAATTTTCTCCGCACTACTTGGTATCGGAAGCGGTATCTTCAAAGTGATGGCAATGGATGGAGCGATGAAAATTCCGATGAAAATTTCATCAGCAACTTCTAACTTCATGATTGGTGTGACCGCAACTGCAAGTGCCGGCGCTTATCTCATGAAAGGTGATATTCGTCCGGAAATTGCTTGTCCAGTTTCTCTTGGAATTATTATTGGTTCATTTGTTGGTGCTAGAGTCATGCCGAAAATGCCGGCCGATAAGATCAGAAAAATCTTTGTTGTTGTACTTGTTGCAGTGGCAATTCAGATGGTGATGAAAGGATTTAAAGCATGA
- a CDS encoding DUF1634 domain-containing protein, producing the protein MNEIESLELKISKFLRVGVLVAAAFMFVGWMMQFKLTANPFFNFSTYDQIPFMDMIQHHIMRKNYGALISYFGLIVLISLPLIRVTLTGFLFLKQKEYVLAGVAFLVLFGLIISFVFGFEH; encoded by the coding sequence ATGAACGAAATTGAATCATTAGAACTTAAAATTTCTAAATTTCTTCGTGTCGGTGTTTTAGTTGCCGCTGCCTTCATGTTCGTAGGTTGGATGATGCAATTTAAACTAACGGCGAATCCATTCTTTAACTTCTCTACTTACGATCAGATTCCATTCATGGACATGATTCAACATCATATTATGCGCAAGAATTATGGTGCGCTCATTTCTTATTTCGGTCTCATTGTACTCATTAGTCTTCCACTGATTCGCGTAACACTAACTGGATTTCTATTCTTGAAACAAAAAGAATATGTTCTGGCCGGTGTCGCCTTCTTGGTTTTGTTTGGTCTTATTATCAGCTTTGTTTTCGGATTCGAGCACTAA
- a CDS encoding sterol desaturase family protein has translation MEALKYQDIETIILVAFALFFFVMERLAPKHATLDAKAHLKTDILAFVFLAISVNFSRFVVPFFYDSIGFKTLGLLEATLTWPFFLKLIGAHLISDFMLYWIHRFMHKGGFLWRTHQWHHSAEALYWFSGFRTSFMHAFIYAFPQVLVGFYIFKFTPLELGIGFGVGAVSNLFTHSNLALPKWMPLHWVFVTPDFHHPHHSQMGTQNKNFGNVFTFWDRLFGSYVDPKKIRPDFKYGLKEKPKNWRMMIGL, from the coding sequence ATGGAAGCACTGAAATACCAAGACATCGAAACCATCATCCTTGTGGCATTTGCCCTGTTCTTTTTTGTCATGGAGAGGTTGGCACCAAAGCATGCAACTCTGGATGCTAAGGCGCATTTGAAAACTGATATTCTGGCGTTTGTGTTTCTCGCGATAAGTGTGAACTTCTCTCGTTTTGTGGTTCCATTTTTTTATGATTCGATTGGATTTAAAACGTTGGGTCTTTTAGAAGCAACTTTGACATGGCCCTTTTTCTTGAAGCTTATCGGTGCCCATCTTATTTCAGATTTCATGCTGTATTGGATTCATCGCTTTATGCATAAAGGTGGTTTTCTCTGGAGAACTCATCAGTGGCATCATTCTGCAGAGGCCCTCTATTGGTTCTCGGGTTTTAGAACTAGCTTCATGCATGCATTTATCTATGCGTTCCCTCAAGTCTTAGTAGGGTTTTATATTTTCAAATTCACTCCACTGGAGCTTGGAATTGGATTTGGGGTAGGAGCGGTATCAAACCTCTTCACTCATTCTAATCTAGCTCTTCCTAAGTGGATGCCACTTCATTGGGTGTTTGTAACTCCAGACTTTCATCATCCCCATCATTCACAGATGGGAACTCAGAATAAGAATTTCGGAAACGTATTTACGTTTTGGGACCGACTCTTTGGAAGCTATGTTGATCCTAAAAAAATCCGTCCGGACTTTAAGTACGGTCTAAAAGAGAAGCCTAAGAACTGGCGAATGATGATTGGGCTTTAG
- a CDS encoding TM2 domain-containing protein, translated as MEERASTHSIPLGYLLWIFGFTGSHRFYYGKTWTGILYYCTFGLLGVGWIIDFFLIPGMERESNRKFAPGRYDYSVAWLLLTFLGIFGVHRFYLGKWVSGIIWLCTGGLLGVGWVYDFINMNEIVNEQNLLK; from the coding sequence ATGGAAGAACGCGCATCAACTCACTCAATCCCACTAGGTTATTTACTTTGGATTTTCGGTTTCACAGGATCTCATCGTTTCTATTACGGCAAGACTTGGACTGGAATTTTATACTACTGTACATTTGGTTTACTGGGCGTAGGTTGGATCATCGATTTCTTTCTCATTCCAGGTATGGAGCGTGAATCTAATCGCAAATTCGCACCCGGACGCTATGACTACAGTGTGGCATGGCTACTTCTCACCTTCTTAGGGATTTTCGGTGTTCACCGGTTTTACCTTGGAAAATGGGTCTCAGGAATTATCTGGCTCTGTACAGGTGGACTCTTGGGAGTTGGCTGGGTCTATGATTTTATCAACATGAACGAAATAGTTAACGAACAAAATTTACTGAAATAA
- a CDS encoding TerC family protein, protein MYHETSLAVWVGFVIFILLVLLLDLGVFHKKSHTVGFKESIIWSGVWIALALAFAVIILYWRGQEDFMLFLTGYVIEKSLSVDNLFVFLLIFGFFKIPNQYQHKVLFYGILGALIMRAFFIWAGIAILTKFEWVIYIFGAFLVYSGIKMLMPHADDHDLEKSWVINWTKKIFPTTPHFHDDKFFVKLNGAWMITPLFITLIFVEFSDLVFAIDSIPAIIGITNDPFLVFTSNVFAILGLRSLYFALKGFADMFHYLKYGLALILMFIGAKMLIIHWFHMPVAVTMAVIFTVLLGSVLLSIWSNRKKAKNA, encoded by the coding sequence ATGTATCATGAAACGTCTCTCGCTGTCTGGGTAGGATTTGTTATCTTTATTCTACTCGTGCTTCTCCTGGATCTAGGGGTCTTCCACAAGAAGTCCCACACTGTCGGGTTTAAAGAATCCATCATCTGGTCAGGTGTCTGGATTGCACTCGCGCTGGCCTTTGCGGTCATCATTCTTTACTGGCGTGGCCAGGAAGATTTTATGTTGTTCCTCACCGGTTACGTCATTGAGAAGTCTCTGTCCGTGGACAACCTCTTTGTGTTCTTGTTGATCTTCGGATTCTTTAAAATTCCGAATCAGTACCAACATAAGGTCCTATTCTACGGTATCTTAGGTGCTCTTATTATGCGCGCCTTCTTTATTTGGGCGGGTATTGCGATCCTTACCAAGTTCGAATGGGTCATCTACATCTTCGGTGCGTTCCTGGTTTACTCTGGAATCAAGATGCTTATGCCTCATGCCGACGATCATGATCTTGAGAAGAGCTGGGTGATTAACTGGACGAAGAAAATCTTCCCGACGACTCCACACTTCCATGATGATAAGTTCTTCGTGAAGCTCAACGGAGCTTGGATGATTACTCCGCTTTTCATTACATTGATCTTCGTAGAGTTTTCGGATCTAGTGTTCGCGATTGATTCAATCCCGGCAATTATTGGTATTACGAATGATCCGTTCCTGGTGTTTACGTCTAACGTATTTGCGATCCTGGGACTTCGTTCTCTATACTTTGCTTTGAAAGGCTTTGCGGACATGTTCCATTACTTAAAGTATGGTCTTGCCCTTATCCTGATGTTCATTGGAGCGAAGATGCTCATCATCCACTGGTTCCATATGCCAGTGGCCGTAACCATGGCCGTGATTTTCACGGTACTTCTTGGTTCGGTACTTCTGTCTATCTGGAGTAATCGTAAGAAAGCAAAGAATGCTTAA
- a CDS encoding exopolysaccharide biosynthesis protein, which translates to MSARLVSALEEVRDLPQITLGKIVEHVEGEALLILCLVAILPFMQPIPIPGLSSVLGLIVLLQGIGLMFWSRPLLTKKLREVNITHEKFEMIYKAAVKFSRFTSKISAYKHPITNTRVSHIICGLAITLSAAFLSLPLPIPFSNLIPALSIFMICVGLLEEDIILILIGHGITITVMWMAMLSYALLKEQIQNWL; encoded by the coding sequence ATGAGTGCTCGTCTTGTCAGTGCCTTAGAGGAAGTTCGCGATTTACCCCAGATAACTTTGGGCAAAATCGTTGAACACGTTGAAGGTGAAGCACTTCTGATCCTCTGCTTAGTGGCAATCCTTCCCTTCATGCAGCCCATCCCGATTCCAGGTCTTTCAAGTGTTCTGGGGCTGATTGTTCTTCTTCAAGGAATCGGACTCATGTTTTGGAGCAGGCCTCTTTTGACTAAGAAGTTAAGAGAAGTGAACATCACTCACGAGAAGTTTGAGATGATCTATAAGGCGGCGGTAAAGTTTAGCCGTTTTACTTCAAAGATCTCCGCCTACAAACATCCTATTACGAATACTCGAGTGAGCCACATTATCTGTGGTCTGGCGATCACACTTTCGGCCGCCTTTCTTTCTTTGCCATTACCGATTCCCTTCTCGAATCTCATTCCGGCATTAAGCATTTTTATGATCTGTGTGGGACTTTTGGAGGAAGATATTATTCTGATTCTGATCGGCCACGGCATCACCATCACGGTTATGTGGATGGCGATGCTTTCGTATGCCTTACTTAAAGAACAAATTCAAAACTGGCTTTAG
- a CDS encoding SDR family NAD(P)-dependent oxidoreductase → MKAVFITGGTTGMGMELAKLYAKKGWKVGVCGRDKTKFDDNFQTEKDQIAFYQVDVANRAELKAAIADFSKSIGLDLLIANAGIGYKFKTKIPDFDWSYKMVHVNFLGVMYAFEAALDVMVPRSKGQLVAISSIAGYNGLPGVSAYSATKAAVQKYCESLHLDLRQFGINVTSICPGFVDTPLTQSNHHKMPFIMSAPKAAEKIAHAIEKKKMVYAFPFFFATIVRILGMLPRTWYRAFMSFKAVNYSKE, encoded by the coding sequence ATGAAAGCTGTTTTCATCACCGGCGGAACCACCGGAATGGGCATGGAGCTCGCCAAACTTTACGCCAAAAAGGGCTGGAAAGTCGGGGTTTGCGGTCGAGATAAAACAAAATTCGATGATAACTTTCAGACTGAGAAGGACCAAATCGCCTTTTATCAGGTGGACGTCGCTAATCGAGCTGAATTAAAGGCCGCCATTGCGGACTTTTCTAAGTCTATTGGCCTGGATCTCCTCATCGCCAATGCCGGAATCGGCTATAAATTTAAGACTAAAATCCCGGATTTCGATTGGAGCTATAAAATGGTCCATGTGAACTTTCTGGGTGTTATGTATGCCTTTGAAGCCGCTCTGGACGTAATGGTCCCAAGAAGCAAAGGCCAGCTGGTGGCGATCTCTTCCATCGCCGGTTACAACGGTCTTCCTGGTGTTTCCGCTTACAGTGCTACAAAGGCAGCAGTTCAGAAGTATTGCGAGTCTCTGCATCTGGATCTTCGTCAGTTCGGCATCAATGTAACCTCGATCTGTCCGGGTTTTGTGGACACACCACTTACTCAATCAAATCACCACAAAATGCCGTTTATTATGTCAGCGCCAAAGGCCGCTGAAAAAATCGCACATGCCATTGAGAAAAAGAAAATGGTCTATGCATTTCCATTTTTCTTCGCAACCATTGTTCGTATCCTTGGAATGCTCCCTCGTACCTGGTACCGGGCCTTTATGAGCTTCAAGGCCGTAAATTATAGTAAGGAGTAA
- a CDS encoding nuclear transport factor 2 family protein: MQTPKEVLLKWLELFNKADANGIAELYHQDAINHQVALTPVEGKENIRQMFLREFGSAEMVCIVENIFSDGEWAILEWKDPKGFRGCGFFHILDGKIKLQRGYWDKLSFERLYS; this comes from the coding sequence ATGCAGACTCCAAAAGAAGTACTTTTAAAGTGGTTAGAACTTTTCAATAAGGCCGATGCGAATGGTATCGCTGAGCTTTATCACCAAGACGCTATCAATCATCAAGTGGCACTGACTCCCGTTGAGGGTAAAGAAAATATTCGTCAGATGTTTTTAAGAGAGTTTGGTTCTGCTGAGATGGTTTGTATTGTGGAGAATATTTTTTCAGATGGAGAGTGGGCGATTCTAGAATGGAAGGATCCGAAGGGGTTCAGAGGATGTGGGTTCTTTCACATCCTCGATGGGAAGATTAAACTGCAGAGAGGGTATTGGGACAAGCTTTCGTTTGAAAGATTATATTCCTAA
- a CDS encoding DUF2461 domain-containing protein has protein sequence MKNAIAFLKKLKKNNKTEWMHAHKDEYLVAKKEFEFLVQEIIARISEWDSRLPFLEPKNCTFRINRDIRFSDDKRPYKTHMGAYFSYGGKKSDLPGYYLHVAPEEVFVAGGVWMPEAPSLLKLRRHIMNSGDDLEAILKDKAFKKTFGSLGMDSALTRPPKGFSADTPHIDLIKLKSFVVTKKLDVSDVMKPGFGKLVDKNFKLMKPLNDFLYEGSV, from the coding sequence ATGAAAAACGCCATCGCCTTCCTAAAAAAACTTAAAAAGAACAACAAGACTGAATGGATGCATGCTCACAAGGATGAATATCTTGTGGCCAAGAAAGAGTTTGAATTTCTGGTTCAGGAAATTATCGCACGCATCAGTGAATGGGACTCGCGCCTTCCCTTCCTAGAGCCCAAAAACTGCACTTTCAGAATTAATCGCGACATCCGTTTCAGCGACGATAAGCGACCTTATAAGACCCATATGGGTGCTTACTTCTCATACGGTGGTAAAAAGAGTGATCTTCCTGGCTACTACCTTCACGTAGCACCAGAAGAGGTTTTCGTAGCTGGCGGTGTATGGATGCCTGAGGCCCCAAGCCTTTTAAAGCTTCGACGTCATATTATGAATTCAGGTGATGATTTAGAGGCCATATTGAAGGATAAGGCCTTTAAAAAGACCTTCGGATCTCTAGGCATGGACAGTGCTCTTACTCGTCCGCCTAAGGGCTTTTCAGCGGACACTCCTCATATCGATCTAATTAAGCTTAAAAGCTTTGTGGTGACGAAGAAGCTAGATGTAAGTGATGTGATGAAACCGGGATTTGGAAAGCTGGTAGATAAGAATTTTAAATTGATGAAGCCATTGAACGATTTCTTGTACGAGGGATCAGTATAG
- a CDS encoding sensor histidine kinase: MNPRDLELRNLLRKEVTYKCTQSSTAFAVWAIFIFFYCFGCTKYELIIKLSMIVVFTVSILRLMLAKKINKIGHVSAQHWRYMIFYVWMNALGWSLAFNFASYELKLSGIHFIAATTMLAGFVAASLVSLAYDALLFLPFQGILLLPQLGVIAVLYYSGKQVDALPLIPIYIMYFLYQLRQFKDYNSHIKQRLNYQLDLEHSNQELQRSQDALISQTTKLVHTSRLAALGEMSAGIAHEVNNPLAIISGSIQQIEKLVSRGKFDPETILRLSAKSQTSIDRVTKIIKGLRHFSQQSDSLPKVVTPIQDIIHDTTSFCSEMLRARYIKLLIDPIPDVEIECHPIQISQVLINLIKNAEDALESEINPEERWVRISFRQANEVIFIQVSNGGAAITKEVESKLFQPFFTTKAIGKGTGLGLSISHGLMREHGGDLVFDSLADKTTFILQIPSSTH; this comes from the coding sequence ATGAATCCCAGAGATTTAGAACTTCGAAACTTACTTCGTAAGGAAGTAACTTATAAATGTACGCAAAGTTCGACTGCATTTGCCGTCTGGGCGATCTTTATTTTCTTCTACTGCTTTGGCTGCACTAAATATGAACTGATCATCAAGCTTTCGATGATTGTTGTCTTCACTGTCTCAATTCTGCGTTTAATGCTGGCCAAGAAAATTAATAAAATTGGCCATGTGAGCGCTCAACACTGGCGCTACATGATCTTCTACGTTTGGATGAATGCACTCGGATGGTCTTTGGCCTTCAACTTCGCCTCATACGAATTGAAACTAAGTGGAATTCATTTTATTGCTGCAACCACGATGCTTGCCGGTTTTGTGGCGGCATCACTGGTAAGTCTTGCCTACGACGCTCTTTTATTTTTACCATTTCAGGGCATTTTATTACTTCCTCAATTGGGAGTAATCGCGGTGCTTTATTATAGTGGCAAACAGGTCGATGCACTTCCCTTGATTCCAATCTACATCATGTACTTCTTGTACCAATTGAGACAATTTAAAGACTACAATTCCCACATAAAGCAAAGACTGAACTACCAACTAGATCTTGAGCACTCTAACCAAGAGTTACAAAGAAGCCAGGATGCGCTTATTTCTCAGACCACAAAACTAGTTCATACTTCTCGACTTGCGGCGCTGGGTGAAATGTCAGCAGGTATTGCCCACGAAGTGAATAATCCTCTCGCGATTATTTCCGGCAGCATTCAGCAGATTGAAAAATTAGTATCACGTGGAAAATTTGATCCTGAAACCATTCTAAGGCTTTCGGCCAAGTCACAAACGTCGATTGATCGCGTGACTAAAATTATTAAAGGTCTAAGACACTTTTCTCAGCAATCAGATTCATTACCTAAAGTTGTGACTCCGATTCAAGATATCATTCACGATACAACCAGCTTTTGCAGTGAAATGCTAAGGGCCCGTTATATCAAGCTTCTCATTGATCCTATTCCAGACGTGGAGATTGAGTGCCATCCGATTCAAATTTCCCAGGTTCTTATTAATCTCATTAAGAACGCTGAGGACGCCTTAGAATCAGAGATTAATCCTGAAGAAAGATGGGTCAGAATTTCGTTCAGACAGGCCAATGAAGTCATCTTTATTCAGGTAAGTAATGGAGGTGCGGCCATTACGAAAGAAGTGGAATCTAAACTTTTCCAGCCGTTCTTCACTACGAAGGCCATTGGGAAAGGAACTGGTCTTGGTCTAAGTATTTCACATGGTCTTATGAGAGAGCATGGTGGAGATCTGGTCTTTGATTCACTAGCAGATAAAACGACATTTATTCTTCAGATACCTAGTTCAACTCACTAA
- a CDS encoding c-type cytochrome, translated as MKLLTLILMFLIVASAGATEINHLIDSQPADVFTKGEKVYKQYCMACHAPSNIMVSSPKFGDRKDWGERLANNKTLEVLVKSAVRGKNAMPKKGRCVNCKESDLKSAVLFMMRGEVATN; from the coding sequence ATGAAACTCTTAACTTTGATTCTTATGTTTTTAATCGTGGCCTCTGCGGGGGCCACCGAAATTAACCATCTCATCGATTCTCAACCTGCTGATGTATTCACCAAAGGTGAGAAGGTCTATAAGCAATATTGTATGGCCTGCCATGCCCCTTCAAATATCATGGTTTCGTCGCCCAAGTTTGGAGACCGTAAGGACTGGGGTGAAAGGCTCGCCAATAATAAAACTCTCGAAGTATTGGTTAAGAGTGCGGTGAGAGGAAAGAATGCCATGCCGAAGAAAGGGCGTTGTGTGAACTGTAAAGAATCTGACTTGAAATCCGCCGTCTTGTTTATGATGAGGGGAGAAGTCGCCACAAATTAA
- a CDS encoding amidohydrolase, whose product MKKLLVGLTLGLMTVGACTHQDRDQKQADIIIKNAKVFSHKHGFNQAFAVKDGRFYKIGTNVEVLELQGQNTKIIDAKGKTVIPGLIDTHMHPIRAGLNYNLELRWDGVKSLKQGLQMIREQAKRTPKGEWVRVVGGWSPHQFEEKRMPTLAELNEAAGDKPLYVMYLYSRGFLNKVGLKTLGYDKKTKFPGGQVELDKNGQPTGLLLAKPSAFILYKTLVAAPKLKNREEERNSTILFFRELSRFGLTTAIDAGGGGFYFPEDHRIAKELYDEKALPVQLPYFLFAPTPGKELQDFERWTKMISPASKHELSHIVPYHLVGGGENLTNAAADFENFLEARPDLPANMESELKPILKLLFANHWMFRIHATYDESINRVLNVVEELKREGGPFPERFIIDHAETISMKNLKRIKALGGGISIQNRMAFQGEDFINRYGAEKAKKAPPIKDILDLGIPLGSGTDATRVSSFNPWVSMYWKVSGKTVGGLKHMEGLPREKALYLMTKGAAWFSREEMVKGDISVGEVADFAVLSEDYFQIPEERIKNIQSVMTVTEGKIVHGSGDYKSFGPKVLRAIPEWSPVNYFGGYQD is encoded by the coding sequence ATGAAAAAGCTATTAGTTGGATTAACACTTGGACTTATGACGGTAGGCGCCTGCACGCATCAGGATCGCGACCAAAAACAAGCAGACATCATTATTAAAAATGCGAAAGTTTTCTCTCATAAACATGGATTCAATCAGGCCTTCGCTGTTAAAGACGGCCGTTTTTATAAAATTGGTACCAATGTAGAAGTACTAGAACTCCAAGGACAAAATACAAAGATCATCGATGCAAAAGGGAAGACCGTTATTCCTGGTCTCATCGACACCCACATGCACCCAATCCGAGCTGGTTTGAACTACAATCTTGAGCTTCGCTGGGATGGCGTAAAGTCATTGAAGCAAGGTCTTCAGATGATTCGTGAACAGGCCAAGCGTACTCCTAAAGGTGAATGGGTGCGTGTTGTCGGTGGATGGTCTCCTCACCAATTCGAAGAGAAGCGTATGCCGACTCTTGCTGAGTTGAATGAGGCCGCAGGAGATAAACCACTGTATGTGATGTATCTTTACTCAAGAGGATTCTTAAATAAAGTGGGACTCAAAACACTTGGATACGATAAGAAAACTAAGTTTCCGGGTGGCCAGGTTGAGTTGGATAAGAATGGTCAACCGACTGGACTTTTACTGGCAAAACCAAGTGCGTTCATTCTTTATAAGACTCTAGTGGCGGCCCCTAAACTTAAAAATCGTGAAGAAGAAAGAAATTCAACAATTCTTTTCTTTAGAGAGCTAAGTCGTTTTGGTCTTACGACTGCAATTGATGCCGGCGGCGGTGGGTTCTACTTCCCGGAGGATCACCGTATTGCTAAAGAGCTTTACGATGAGAAGGCCCTTCCGGTTCAACTTCCGTACTTCCTGTTTGCTCCGACTCCAGGAAAAGAACTTCAGGACTTTGAACGCTGGACTAAGATGATCTCGCCTGCGAGTAAGCATGAACTTTCTCACATAGTTCCTTATCATTTAGTAGGCGGTGGTGAAAACTTAACTAATGCGGCAGCTGATTTTGAAAATTTCCTTGAAGCACGTCCTGATCTACCGGCCAATATGGAAAGTGAATTGAAGCCCATCTTGAAACTTCTCTTCGCCAATCATTGGATGTTCCGTATTCATGCTACATACGACGAATCCATCAATCGCGTACTGAATGTCGTTGAGGAGCTAAAGAGAGAGGGTGGACCGTTTCCTGAAAGATTTATTATTGATCACGCAGAAACAATTTCAATGAAAAACTTAAAGCGTATCAAGGCCCTTGGTGGTGGTATTTCAATCCAGAACCGCATGGCATTTCAGGGTGAAGACTTTATTAATCGTTACGGTGCTGAAAAGGCGAAAAAAGCTCCGCCGATTAAGGACATTCTCGATTTAGGTATCCCACTTGGATCTGGTACTGATGCAACTCGAGTTTCTTCTTTTAATCCATGGGTTTCGATGTACTGGAAAGTAAGTGGTAAAACAGTGGGCGGACTTAAGCATATGGAAGGTCTTCCTCGTGAAAAGGCACTGTATCTAATGACTAAAGGTGCGGCCTGGTTTTCGAGAGAAGAAATGGTTAAAGGTGATATCAGTGTTGGAGAAGTGGCAGATTTCGCGGTTCTTTCGGAAGATTATTTCCAGATCCCTGAAGAAAGAATCAAAAACATTCAGTCTGTAATGACTGTGACTGAAGGGAAGATTGTTCATGGTTCAGGTGACTACAAGTCTTTCGGCCCTAAAGTTCTGCGTGCCATTCCTGAATGGTCACCAGTAAACTACTTCGGTGGATACCAGGACTAA
- a CDS encoding hydrolase — MNLVFAAVLTLGASSAAFAGKPAPGLLTPKNHTLILIDHQPQMAFATRSIDIAELRNNVTGLAKSAKVFKVPTILTTVAEKSFSGPIFPELQAVFPDQKPIDRTTMNTWEDDRVTDAVKKTGRKKVVIAALWTEVCGVMPVMSAINEGYDVYFVVDASGGVSTPAHEYAVQRMVQAGAHPITWIQYLLEMQRDWARGESYNDVMGVVKEHAGGYGLGVIYAKEMFGAKEGK; from the coding sequence ATGAATCTAGTTTTCGCTGCAGTTTTAACTCTTGGTGCTTCTTCGGCCGCTTTCGCTGGTAAACCAGCTCCGGGCCTTTTAACTCCAAAAAACCACACTTTGATCCTTATTGATCACCAGCCTCAAATGGCATTTGCGACTCGCTCAATCGATATCGCTGAACTTCGTAATAATGTAACGGGTCTGGCAAAGTCGGCAAAGGTTTTCAAGGTTCCAACAATCCTGACTACGGTAGCGGAGAAGTCTTTCTCAGGACCGATCTTCCCGGAGCTTCAAGCGGTTTTCCCGGACCAGAAACCCATCGATCGTACAACCATGAATACTTGGGAAGATGATCGTGTAACTGACGCTGTTAAGAAAACAGGTCGTAAGAAAGTGGTGATCGCGGCCCTTTGGACTGAAGTGTGTGGTGTGATGCCAGTTATGTCGGCCATCAATGAAGGTTACGATGTTTACTTCGTAGTAGATGCTTCTGGTGGGGTATCAACTCCAGCTCATGAATATGCTGTTCAACGTATGGTTCAAGCAGGTGCTCACCCAATCACTTGGATCCAGTACCTTCTTGAAATGCAAAGAGACTGGGCACGTGGCGAATCTTACAACGACGTAATGGGTGTTGTTAAAGAACACGCTGGCGGTTACGGTCTTGGTGTGATCTATGCTAAAGAAATGTTCGGTGCTAAAGAAGGCAAATAA